A genomic stretch from Canis lupus familiaris isolate Mischka breed German Shepherd chromosome 15, alternate assembly UU_Cfam_GSD_1.0, whole genome shotgun sequence includes:
- the LOC475395 gene encoding ribonuclease pancreatic precursor, with amino-acid sequence MAQEKFLVLLPLVVLALLGLACVQPSLARESKAMKFQRQHMDSHPAAISASYCNLMMKRRNMTDGWCKPVNTFVHEPLADVQAVCSQKDVLCKNGQSNCHQSRSQMNITDCRLKNGSKFPKCVYTTTQKEQYIVVACEGNPHVPVHFDACL; translated from the coding sequence ATGGCTCAGGAGAAGTTCTTGGTGCTGTTGCCACTAGTGGTCCTGGCGCTGCTGGGGCTGGCCTGCGTGCAGCCTTCTCTGGCCAGGGAGTCGAAGGCCATGAAGTTCCAACGGCAGCACATGGACTCGCACCCCGCCGCCATCAGCGCCAGCTACTGCAACCTGATGATGAAGCGCCGCAACATGACGGATGGGTGGTGCAAGCCCGTGAACACCTTCGTGCACGAGCCTCTGGCAGACGTCCAGGCCGTCTGCTCCCAGAAGGATGTGCTCTGCAAGAACGGGCAGTCCAACTGTCACCAGAGCCGCTCCCAGATGAACATCACCGACTGCCGCCTGAAGAACGGCTCCAAGTTCCCCAAGTGCGTGTACACGACCACGCAGAAGGAGCAGTACATCGTCGTGGCCTGTGAGGGGAACCCCCACGTGCCAGTGCACTTTGATGCGTGTCTGTAG